Proteins found in one Miscanthus floridulus cultivar M001 chromosome 4, ASM1932011v1, whole genome shotgun sequence genomic segment:
- the LOC136551343 gene encoding membrane protein PM19L-like, with translation MAGVGRNMVAPLMVLNLIMYLIVIGFASWNLNHFINGQTNYPGVGGNGATFYFLVFAILAGVVGAASKLAGVHHVRAWRHDSLATNAASSLIAWAITALAFGLACKEINVGGHRGWRLRVLEAFVIILAFTQLLYVLMLHAGLFGGSGGYRDHDYGVGGGAAGEPKGPRV, from the coding sequence atggCCGGGGTTGGCAGGAACatggtggcgccgctgatggtgctcaacctcaTCATGTACCTCATCGTCATTGGCTTCGCGAGCTGGAACCTCAACCACTTCATCAACGGGCAGACCAACTACCCAGGCGTGGGCGGCAACGGCGCGACGTTCTACTTCCTGGTGTTCGCGATCCTGGCGGGGGTGGTGGGCGCGGCGTCGAAGCTGGCCGGGGTGCACCACGTCCGCGCGTGGCGCCACGACAGCCTGGCCACCAACGCGGCGTCGTCGCTCATCGCCTGGGCCATCACCGCGCTCGCCTTCGGGCTGGCCTGCAAGGAGATCAACGTTGGGGGCCACCGCGGGTGGCGCCTGCGCGTGCTGGAGGCCTTCGTCATCATCCTCGCCTTCACGCAGCTCCTCTACGTGCTCATGCTCCACGCGGGACTCTTCGGCGGCAGCGGCGGATACCGGGACCACGActacggcgtcggcggcggcgcggccggcgAGCCGAAGGGACCCAGGGTCTGA